In the genome of Candoia aspera isolate rCanAsp1 chromosome 1, rCanAsp1.hap2, whole genome shotgun sequence, one region contains:
- the LOC134494487 gene encoding uridine-cytidine kinase-like 1 isoform X1 → MASADGVVEEAVPAGRRSSGSRGAALNNLVSRLPLTPSLSPRKRTTSRSKTEPPLLRTSKRTIYTAGRPPWYNETGTPFKEAFVIGLCGGSASGKTTVANKIIEALDVPWVVLLSMDSFYKVLNKEQQEQAACNEYNFDHPDAFDFDLLISVLRKLKEGKSVKVPVYDFTTHSRRKEWKTIYGANVIVFEGILSFANKELLQLLDMKVFVDTDSDIRLVRRLKRDIMERGRDVAGVIKQYSKFVKPAFEQYIEPTMQAADIVVPRGGENFVALDLIVQHVHSQLEKREITVRAALASAHQGQPLPTTLSVLESTPQVRGMHTIIRNKDTSRDEFIFYSKRLMRLLIEHALSFLPLKPVTVETPQGTVYDGKRFHRQRITGVSILRAGETMEQALTAVCKDIRLGKILIQTNHDTGEPELHYLRLPKEISEDYVILMDSTVSTGAAAMMAIRVLLDHDVQEDRIFLLSLLMAEMGVHSVAYAFPRVRIITTAVDKRVNEEFHIIPGIGNFGDRYFGTDGTIPWYENDDMDC, encoded by the exons ATGGCGTCTGCGGACGGCGTGGTTGAGGAAGCTGTTCCGGCGGGGCGACGCAGCAG CGGGAGCAGAGGAGCCGCCCTGAACAACCTCGTCAGCCGCTTGCCGCTCACGCCATCGCTTTCCCCCCGGAAAAGGACCACCAGCCGGTCGAAAACGGAGCCGCCGCTGCTTCGGACTAGCAAGCGCACCATCTACACGGCTGGGCGGCCGCCCTGGTACAATGAGACTGGCACTCCCTTCAAGGAAGCCTTTGTCATCG GCTTGTGTGGTGGCAGTGCATCTGGCAAGACTACAGTGGCCAACAAAATCATTGAAGCTCTAGATGTGCCTTGGGTGGTGCTACTCTCCATGGATAGCTTCTACAAG GTGCTGAACAAAGAACAGCAGGAGCAAGCGGCCTGTAATGAATACAACTTTGACCATCCTGATGCCTTTGATTTTGATCTGCTCATCAGTGTCCTACGGAAGTTGAAAGAGGGCAAGAGTGTTAAAGTTCCTGTTTACGATTTTACCACGCATAGCCGGCGCAAAGAGTGG AAAACTATCTATGGGGCTAATGTAATTGTGTTTGAAGGGATCCTGTCATTTGCCAATAAGGAGCTTCTACAG CTCCTGGACATGAAAGTTTTTGTGGACACAGACTCAGATATCCGGCTGGTGCGGCGGTTGAAACGGGACATCATGGAACGTGGGCGGGATGTGGCAGGTGTCATCAAGCAGTACAGCAAGTTTGTGAAGCCAGCCTTTGAGCAGTACATTGAGCCTACAATGCAGGCAGCAGACATTGTGGTGCCTCGAg gtgGAGAGAACTTTGTGGCTCTGGACTTGATTGTTCAGCATGTTCATAGCCAATTGGAGAAG CGTGAAATCACAGTCAG AGCAGCCTTGGCCTCTGCTCATCAGGGACAGCCATTGCCAACAACCTTAAGTGTCTTGGAAAGCACACCGCAGGTTCGGGGGATGCACACTATCATCAG GAACAAGGACACTAGCAGGGATGAATTCATATTCTATTCCAAGCGTCTCATGCGGCTGCTGATTGAACATGCCCTTTCCTTTCTACCACTCAAG CCAGTTACTGTAGAGACACCGCAGGGAACAGTTTATGATGGGAAGAGGTTCCACAGGCAGCGG aTCACCGGAGTCTCCATCCTGAGAGCAGGTGAGACCATGGAGCAGGCTCTTACAGCTGTCTGCAAAGACATCCGCCTGGGAAAGATTCTCATCCAAACCAACCATGACACAGGGGAACCTGAG CTACATTATCTCAGGCTGCCCAAAGAGATCAGCGAAGACTACGTCATCCTGATGGATAGCACTGTGTCTACAGGGGCTGCTGCCATGATGGCTATTCGGGTGCTGCTG GATCACGACGTGCAAGAGGATAGGATCTTCTTACTCTCTCTGCTGATGGCAGAGATGGGAGTCCATTCTGTGGCTTATGCTTTTCCCCGTGTACGTATCATCACCACAGCTGTGGACAAGAGAGTCAATGAGGAATTCCACATCATCCCTGGCATTG
- the LOC134494487 gene encoding uridine-cytidine kinase-like 1 isoform X2, whose product MASADGVVEEAVPAGRRSSGSRGAALNNLVSRLPLTPSLSPRKRTTSRSKTEPPLLRTSKRTIYTAGRPPWYNETGTPFKEAFVIGLCGGSASGKTTVANKIIEALDVPWVVLLSMDSFYKVLNKEQQEQAACNEYNFDHPDAFDFDLLISVLRKLKEGKSVKVPVYDFTTHSRRKEWKTIYGANVIVFEGILSFANKELLQLLDMKVFVDTDSDIRLVRRLKRDIMERGRDVAGVIKQYSKFVKPAFEQYIEPTMQAADIVVPRGGENFVALDLIVQHVHSQLEKREITVRAALASAHQGQPLPTTLSVLESTPQVRGMHTIIRNKDTSRDEFIFYSKRLMRLLIEHALSFLPLKITGVSILRAGETMEQALTAVCKDIRLGKILIQTNHDTGEPELHYLRLPKEISEDYVILMDSTVSTGAAAMMAIRVLLDHDVQEDRIFLLSLLMAEMGVHSVAYAFPRVRIITTAVDKRVNEEFHIIPGIGNFGDRYFGTDGTIPWYENDDMDC is encoded by the exons ATGGCGTCTGCGGACGGCGTGGTTGAGGAAGCTGTTCCGGCGGGGCGACGCAGCAG CGGGAGCAGAGGAGCCGCCCTGAACAACCTCGTCAGCCGCTTGCCGCTCACGCCATCGCTTTCCCCCCGGAAAAGGACCACCAGCCGGTCGAAAACGGAGCCGCCGCTGCTTCGGACTAGCAAGCGCACCATCTACACGGCTGGGCGGCCGCCCTGGTACAATGAGACTGGCACTCCCTTCAAGGAAGCCTTTGTCATCG GCTTGTGTGGTGGCAGTGCATCTGGCAAGACTACAGTGGCCAACAAAATCATTGAAGCTCTAGATGTGCCTTGGGTGGTGCTACTCTCCATGGATAGCTTCTACAAG GTGCTGAACAAAGAACAGCAGGAGCAAGCGGCCTGTAATGAATACAACTTTGACCATCCTGATGCCTTTGATTTTGATCTGCTCATCAGTGTCCTACGGAAGTTGAAAGAGGGCAAGAGTGTTAAAGTTCCTGTTTACGATTTTACCACGCATAGCCGGCGCAAAGAGTGG AAAACTATCTATGGGGCTAATGTAATTGTGTTTGAAGGGATCCTGTCATTTGCCAATAAGGAGCTTCTACAG CTCCTGGACATGAAAGTTTTTGTGGACACAGACTCAGATATCCGGCTGGTGCGGCGGTTGAAACGGGACATCATGGAACGTGGGCGGGATGTGGCAGGTGTCATCAAGCAGTACAGCAAGTTTGTGAAGCCAGCCTTTGAGCAGTACATTGAGCCTACAATGCAGGCAGCAGACATTGTGGTGCCTCGAg gtgGAGAGAACTTTGTGGCTCTGGACTTGATTGTTCAGCATGTTCATAGCCAATTGGAGAAG CGTGAAATCACAGTCAG AGCAGCCTTGGCCTCTGCTCATCAGGGACAGCCATTGCCAACAACCTTAAGTGTCTTGGAAAGCACACCGCAGGTTCGGGGGATGCACACTATCATCAG GAACAAGGACACTAGCAGGGATGAATTCATATTCTATTCCAAGCGTCTCATGCGGCTGCTGATTGAACATGCCCTTTCCTTTCTACCACTCAAG aTCACCGGAGTCTCCATCCTGAGAGCAGGTGAGACCATGGAGCAGGCTCTTACAGCTGTCTGCAAAGACATCCGCCTGGGAAAGATTCTCATCCAAACCAACCATGACACAGGGGAACCTGAG CTACATTATCTCAGGCTGCCCAAAGAGATCAGCGAAGACTACGTCATCCTGATGGATAGCACTGTGTCTACAGGGGCTGCTGCCATGATGGCTATTCGGGTGCTGCTG GATCACGACGTGCAAGAGGATAGGATCTTCTTACTCTCTCTGCTGATGGCAGAGATGGGAGTCCATTCTGTGGCTTATGCTTTTCCCCGTGTACGTATCATCACCACAGCTGTGGACAAGAGAGTCAATGAGGAATTCCACATCATCCCTGGCATTG
- the LOC134494487 gene encoding uridine-cytidine kinase-like 1 isoform X3 encodes MRLALPSRKPLSSVLNKEQQEQAACNEYNFDHPDAFDFDLLISVLRKLKEGKSVKVPVYDFTTHSRRKEWKTIYGANVIVFEGILSFANKELLQLLDMKVFVDTDSDIRLVRRLKRDIMERGRDVAGVIKQYSKFVKPAFEQYIEPTMQAADIVVPRGGENFVALDLIVQHVHSQLEKREITVRAALASAHQGQPLPTTLSVLESTPQVRGMHTIIRNKDTSRDEFIFYSKRLMRLLIEHALSFLPLKPVTVETPQGTVYDGKRFHRQRITGVSILRAGETMEQALTAVCKDIRLGKILIQTNHDTGEPELHYLRLPKEISEDYVILMDSTVSTGAAAMMAIRVLLDHDVQEDRIFLLSLLMAEMGVHSVAYAFPRVRIITTAVDKRVNEEFHIIPGIGNFGDRYFGTDGTIPWYENDDMDC; translated from the exons ATGAGACTGGCACTCCCTTCAAGGAAGCCTTTGTCATCG GTGCTGAACAAAGAACAGCAGGAGCAAGCGGCCTGTAATGAATACAACTTTGACCATCCTGATGCCTTTGATTTTGATCTGCTCATCAGTGTCCTACGGAAGTTGAAAGAGGGCAAGAGTGTTAAAGTTCCTGTTTACGATTTTACCACGCATAGCCGGCGCAAAGAGTGG AAAACTATCTATGGGGCTAATGTAATTGTGTTTGAAGGGATCCTGTCATTTGCCAATAAGGAGCTTCTACAG CTCCTGGACATGAAAGTTTTTGTGGACACAGACTCAGATATCCGGCTGGTGCGGCGGTTGAAACGGGACATCATGGAACGTGGGCGGGATGTGGCAGGTGTCATCAAGCAGTACAGCAAGTTTGTGAAGCCAGCCTTTGAGCAGTACATTGAGCCTACAATGCAGGCAGCAGACATTGTGGTGCCTCGAg gtgGAGAGAACTTTGTGGCTCTGGACTTGATTGTTCAGCATGTTCATAGCCAATTGGAGAAG CGTGAAATCACAGTCAG AGCAGCCTTGGCCTCTGCTCATCAGGGACAGCCATTGCCAACAACCTTAAGTGTCTTGGAAAGCACACCGCAGGTTCGGGGGATGCACACTATCATCAG GAACAAGGACACTAGCAGGGATGAATTCATATTCTATTCCAAGCGTCTCATGCGGCTGCTGATTGAACATGCCCTTTCCTTTCTACCACTCAAG CCAGTTACTGTAGAGACACCGCAGGGAACAGTTTATGATGGGAAGAGGTTCCACAGGCAGCGG aTCACCGGAGTCTCCATCCTGAGAGCAGGTGAGACCATGGAGCAGGCTCTTACAGCTGTCTGCAAAGACATCCGCCTGGGAAAGATTCTCATCCAAACCAACCATGACACAGGGGAACCTGAG CTACATTATCTCAGGCTGCCCAAAGAGATCAGCGAAGACTACGTCATCCTGATGGATAGCACTGTGTCTACAGGGGCTGCTGCCATGATGGCTATTCGGGTGCTGCTG GATCACGACGTGCAAGAGGATAGGATCTTCTTACTCTCTCTGCTGATGGCAGAGATGGGAGTCCATTCTGTGGCTTATGCTTTTCCCCGTGTACGTATCATCACCACAGCTGTGGACAAGAGAGTCAATGAGGAATTCCACATCATCCCTGGCATTG